The following proteins are co-located in the Syntrophorhabdales bacterium genome:
- a CDS encoding lactate racemase domain-containing protein, producing the protein MANMKDQYYLQSDKENRVMFTLPDEWACVHFVRPKERSKNAPSVEQMLREALVRIDDVPQLKESASPSKKVAIIVDDLTRPTPVTEILGILLPYLDERGYAPANVTIVVALGTHPRLTEEQLEKRLSKVILSSRRVVQHNAWQSDLVPVPIAGTNRVVKINPAVAQADLRIGISSILPHPMAGFGGGPKIVFPGVSDFDSIKVHHPKNVLHPRAAVGVTKGNPFHEEIAEVAVAAGLHLSVNCVYDASGSITSITAGNPANAFARAVEICFAELGHTFTDKVDLTIASVFPHIHGNQLFKGLMPASMVTREGGGVLLFAPLAEPIPPEFLNSLNRIREASGNKPAEYIRTSLEKGEAFLPEKPMDYNMAMTNVFIRPEMRVILVSQEVSQQEATVMGMEHASSLEEGLARMKGAFPRARVAIFPAGGLIVPIMA; encoded by the coding sequence ATGGCGAACATGAAAGATCAGTATTATCTGCAGAGCGATAAGGAAAACAGGGTTATGTTCACGCTGCCCGACGAATGGGCCTGTGTTCATTTTGTGCGACCGAAAGAGAGGAGTAAGAACGCGCCTTCAGTAGAGCAGATGCTCAGGGAGGCGCTTGTCCGGATAGATGATGTGCCGCAGCTGAAAGAGTCGGCATCACCTTCCAAAAAAGTTGCCATCATCGTCGATGATCTTACTCGTCCGACGCCGGTTACCGAAATTCTGGGAATTCTCTTACCTTACCTTGACGAACGGGGCTATGCGCCGGCGAACGTGACCATAGTTGTCGCGCTCGGCACGCATCCTCGGCTGACTGAAGAACAGCTTGAAAAACGACTGAGCAAAGTGATACTTTCCTCGCGCCGGGTGGTTCAGCACAATGCCTGGCAGAGTGATCTTGTCCCTGTTCCCATTGCGGGCACCAACAGAGTGGTCAAGATCAATCCTGCCGTGGCTCAGGCTGATCTGAGAATCGGTATCAGTTCCATCCTGCCTCACCCGATGGCCGGTTTCGGAGGCGGTCCGAAAATAGTCTTTCCAGGAGTGTCCGATTTCGACTCCATCAAAGTGCACCATCCGAAGAATGTGCTCCATCCCAGAGCGGCGGTAGGTGTGACCAAAGGTAACCCCTTCCATGAAGAAATCGCTGAAGTGGCCGTTGCGGCAGGACTGCATCTTTCTGTAAACTGCGTGTACGATGCCAGCGGCTCCATCACCAGCATAACAGCCGGCAATCCGGCCAACGCCTTTGCGAGGGCCGTAGAGATCTGTTTCGCCGAATTGGGACATACATTCACCGATAAGGTGGATCTAACCATTGCATCGGTTTTTCCGCACATTCACGGCAACCAGCTCTTCAAGGGCCTTATGCCAGCCTCCATGGTCACCAGAGAGGGGGGTGGCGTACTACTCTTTGCGCCGCTCGCCGAGCCGATACCTCCGGAATTTCTCAACTCTCTCAATCGAATACGGGAGGCCTCCGGCAACAAACCTGCCGAGTACATTCGAACGTCGCTGGAAAAAGGAGAGGCTTTTCTTCCTGAAAAGCCCATGGACTACAACATGGCCATGACCAACGTGTTCATACGACCCGAAATGCGCGTAATACTTGTCTCGCAGGAAGTCTCCCAACAAGAGGCTACGGTGATGGGGATGGAGCACGCATCCTCTTTGGAAGAGGGGCTGGCCCGAATGAAGGGCGCTTTTCCCCGTGCCCGCGTGGCCATTTTTCCTGCGGGAGGACTCATAGTTCCGATAATGGCCTGA
- a CDS encoding D-glycerate dehydrogenase — protein MAHRRNREKILVTGRIPDDVLRSLRQRFDVEANTQDRPMERERVLRALADKDGLISLVGDIINSELLDRTPRLRMIAQMAVGYDNVDLGAATARGIPVSNTPDVLTDATADLTFALVLALSRRIVELDKLVRRGEFKFWAPMLFLGREVSGKTLGIVGFGRIGQAVAERARGFRMRILYNDLQKIAGEREQELNAEYANLERLLKEADFVSLHVSLNEETRHLISQSELALMKPTACLINAARGPVVDEKALVKALRSNIIAGAGLDVYENEPVLESGLMELENVILLPHVGSATLETRTRMASLAAENLSAGLEGKVPPNLLNPEVLQHRRT, from the coding sequence GTGGCGCATCGAAGGAACAGAGAAAAAATACTTGTCACCGGCCGCATTCCGGATGATGTGCTGCGTTCATTAAGGCAGCGCTTCGACGTCGAGGCAAACACTCAGGACAGACCGATGGAGAGAGAGCGCGTTCTGCGCGCACTGGCGGACAAGGACGGTCTGATTTCACTCGTCGGAGATATCATCAACAGCGAACTGCTCGACCGCACACCGCGGCTCCGGATGATAGCGCAAATGGCGGTTGGCTACGACAACGTGGATTTGGGAGCCGCCACTGCCAGGGGAATCCCGGTTTCGAACACGCCGGATGTGCTCACCGACGCCACCGCCGATCTAACCTTCGCCCTAGTCCTGGCACTGTCCCGGCGCATCGTGGAGCTCGATAAGCTGGTAAGGCGCGGTGAGTTCAAGTTCTGGGCACCCATGCTCTTTCTGGGGCGCGAGGTGAGTGGCAAAACTCTTGGCATAGTGGGCTTCGGCCGCATCGGGCAGGCCGTAGCAGAAAGGGCCAGAGGATTTCGCATGCGCATCCTTTATAACGACCTGCAGAAGATCGCCGGAGAGCGAGAGCAGGAATTGAACGCAGAATACGCAAACCTTGAGCGCCTCTTGAAAGAGGCGGACTTTGTCAGCCTTCACGTCTCCCTGAACGAGGAAACCCGCCATCTCATCAGCCAAAGCGAACTCGCCCTCATGAAGCCGACGGCCTGTCTGATTAATGCGGCACGGGGACCGGTTGTCGATGAGAAAGCGCTCGTAAAGGCTCTTCGGTCGAACATAATCGCAGGCGCCGGCCTCGACGTGTACGAAAACGAACCGGTACTCGAGAGCGGATTGATGGAACTGGAGAATGTAATACTCCTGCCGCACGTGGGAAGCGCAACGCTGGAAACGCGAACCAGGATGGCGTCGCTCGCCGCGGAAAACCTCTCCGCCGGACTGGAGGGCAAAGTCCCGCCCAATCTGCTCAACCCGGAAGTGCTCCAGCACCGCAGAACCTAG